The Oryza brachyantha chromosome 7, ObraRS2, whole genome shotgun sequence genomic interval TGCGTCCTCGTCAACTCGTCGATCGTGATCGCACTCGATCGCGCAGCCCACTTCGCGCATTTCCTCCGTTCTACCTGCTGCTGGAAACGTACATACTCTCCCTATGGCCTATTGTCTTGCCGTCGCGATTCTCTCGATAACGCACTAAGCAAAATCGCCGAATTAAGCGCCAGGTTTCACACATATCAGATGACCTCCGTaatcgtttttttttaaaactcagTCGTTCCAGATAGAGGTTTGGTATCCGTAATGTATGAAAGCACTGTAGTTACCGTACGCCGTAGGGTAGGGAGCTCAAACTTCAGGGGCAGTCAGGGCGTGCAATGCATGCACCGAAAAGTGAAAGGCGCGCgacgcgatcgatcgagatcgaCGGATCGAGAGGTTAAGTTTCATCgtatctttctctttttttctgacGTACGTCGTTCGTCGACCATCGTATCGTATAGTTGAAAACCAACACGAGAGATGTCATGCGTGGACACAGATTACACATTTGGTGTGTGGATTCGTGGATAACGCAACGCAGGccgtgatcgatcgatcgatgtggAAAATGTACAGCAACCATGCGACGCAacgcgtttttttttcttttttcgaaAACATTGATCGCAATGCGTGGTCGGTCCGGTCGCTACGAATTTGGCCGTGTCACGTGTAACCAAATCCAAAAACCTGTGGGTCAAATTTCTCCGTGTCAAAATCACTTGCAACCCAAATCCAGATctccggcgcgcgcgcggcggtaATTAAATTACGAGACCTTTACACGTCCGCCGGGAGAAAAACCACGAGGTTTATCCACAAATTAATCCGGATCACGTCCAACAACCCACCAAACCCtttttctcccccttttttcTGCTTTGGATTGGCGTCACGCATTCGCGGCTCCGCGCAATTAATTTGCGCTAATCCATCCGGATCGTGGGAGGCCCGCCTTTCCTTCTCGTGACTGAGCGATGCATATGCTACAGCAGCGTGAGTAGTCACCAGCTGCAAGACGACGTGTCAGGACTGAGTTCGGAAGTCAGTTTATCCTTagctattatatttttgtttctatttaggtttacaaactaaactttaaattttcaactataatttagatttgattttaaagtattttcttctataggttatttttaacatttatttttatatcgttaagaacatatgaataaacattttatccataaattagttttgtttgcaaaaGTGCGGAGGAAAGAGGAGGCCACTAGTTTATTTATCAGTTTTTACGGGCATgctttcttatttattaaatgatatcttttacaaaaaattatatataagtccattttcttatcttttaaaatagaattttaaatttatggtaGTTAAATTGATTGTTTATAATgttataagaataaaaattcatTAGAACACATCCTTCGTCGTATTGGGTTGGTTTTTGGTGGCTGCATGGTCTCTCTGGGCTTCTCCTGATGTGTCCTTTCCCATGGCTTTTCGCGGATGCGAACACGTGAGAGATTTGGGGCCCGGATCGCGTCGAATCAGCCGTGGATAAGACGAGTAGTTTGGGTGTGGTGCAGCGTCGATCTGTCGTGTGCCGTGCCTGCAgcctgctggctgctgccTTTTGGTGGAAAAGGAGGTTTTTGGCCTTCTTCACACGAGTCTCCTCGTACAAACTGCACTGTTGAAGTGTGTGTCTGCTGCCTTCTTTTAGTTATTTCTCACACGCTCTTCTTGCTCCCGGCTCTGTGTGATGTTCCTCTATTGGTCTATTCCACTGCAGTGGGTAAgaacatacataaaaaaaaagttttagtaTTAAGGAGTGCAAATTTCGTCATTGTTAATACGTTTTTATGGAGTTCGTCGTCTGAACGACAGTGTTCATAAAATCGACAGTTTCTCCGTCCATGATTATCACAGTGAGAAACCATCCAAATCCACGATAACAGTGCTCCGTCGGACAGTGTCTTTAGAGCTCTTCACGGTAAGATAAACCCTGCTTAACGATGTGCCATGTGTAGGGAACAATTCGATTTCTACCTTCGTGTACAATCTACTCAAAAATCATGCACGGTACACGTCTGCACCATCGACCTTCCCGGTTCTGGATTTCGGTACGCCTTTGCAACCACAAAGCTGCAGAGAAAAACGTTCCAGAAGAAAGCATGCATGACACAAATGCATCAGCAGCAGGCAGCTGATGGAGCGGATATTGCCTAAACGAGGCTATAAAGTTGGGTGGCACGGGCCGAATAATATGCCGTGCGCACGCGGCACCCTGAACCGTGCTCGGTGACAGCAGTACGTACGCCACAGCACGACGTTGGCGGCGTTAAGGATTAGTCGCGAAATGTGGCTGGAAAACCCGCGGATTCCATGCGCGCTGCTGCTGATCAAACAGTGGGTCGCTAGCTGCTTGCGTTGATGCAGAccactttatttttcttttgtctatgtctataaactaaaatttaaatttttaaccttaaatttaaagttaattttgaggttgtACGttgtatttgcaaatatggtgtttgccttttttttttcattataaaaaacacaaagtACCGTTGTGCTTGTGCGGTGCGGTACTGCGGTGTAGACATCTGCTGATTGTCACAGGCACTAACGcgcttagagcaggtacaataggctataagccaactataagcatattttaaagggATAAGACtgtaatcatattttaaaaagataagagaggagagagaaaagaggtggactactaatttgtagccagctgcatacGGGCTCtaacacaaaatatatgtatgacatgtgagaccatgtattgatattttatagctaactattgtatgaattaactattagattgactatagatgaatttgaagctagtagttggctatactatttaacTTGCTCTTAACTGTTCTTCGTCGGGAAAGCTATAACGAATGCAATGCTACTTGTCACATTGATCGATCAAGTGCTGCTAGGTTGTTCGTGAATACAACAATAATTCACGCGTACACAGAGACCATAAGTTTTTGAAACTTacatttatattcatatttgatCCAAGCAATCCCCAATCAGTGTATACGGCACAGAGAAATTCAGCCGGAACACCTGGAATGGAAAGAAAACGAGAAGAGAAGAGACTAGTGGTTGAAGATGTTTCGTCATCGTCCTAGGTGCTAAGACAATTGGCGTATAAtacagaaaaatgaaaaacaatataagatttttcatGGTAGCTTATTGACGAGCGACGTCAGCGACCGACGCACCGAGCTCAGTTGGCGAGCTTTGCCGGATCGACCTTGCCGCTgcggttggcggcggcgggcatcTCGACGTCGGCGCCGACGTGCACGTCCTCGTCGCGGATGAACCTGCCCCAGTACCAGTGCGCCTTCCAGACGAGCACCATCTCCTCGATGGGCACGTTCTTGGTCTCCGGCAGGAAGAAGGCGACGAACAGCGTCATGATGACCACCCAGGcgccgaagaagaagaagaggatgaaCTTGAAGCGGCAGAGCATGGGCAGGAACGCCTGCGCGATGATGAAGGTGAAGAGCATGTTCACCGACACGTTGATGCTCTGCCCAGCCGACCTGATCTCCAGCGGGAAGATCTCGCTAGGGACGAGCCAGCCGAGGGGTCCCCATGACCAGGCGAAGCCGGCGACGTAGGCGCAGATGAAGAGCACCACAAACGCCGCGTACGCCTTGGGGATCTCGGCGACGCCAGAGAACCCGAACTTGGCGCCGATGAGGCTGCCGACGACGATCTGGCAGGCCAACATCTGGGTGCCGCCCTGGAGGAACAGCTtccggcggccgaggcggtcGACGGTGACGATGGACACGAAGGTGGCGAAGACGTTCACGAGGCCGGTGATCACGGCGGACATGAGGGACGCGTCGTCGGCGAAGCCGAGCGTCTTGAACAGCACCGGCGCGTAGAACATGATGACGTTGATGCCGGTGAGCTGCTGGAAGAGCGGGATGGCGATGGCCATGGTGAGCTGCGGCCTGTACCGGCGCTGGAGGATGTTACGCCACGGGTGCGCCACGAGCTTGGACTCGTCGCTGGCGGCCACCAGGTCGTTGTACTCCTCCTCGATGTCGTCGGTCCCGCGCACGCGGCGGAGCATGCGCTTGGCGGCGTCGGTGTGGCCGCGGTCGATGAGCGAGTTGGGCGTGTCGGGGAGGAAGAGCGCGCCCACGGCGATGATggccgccggcaccgccgcgAGCGCCAGGCTCACGCGCCACCCCCATCCACCCTTGATCTTGGCCGTGCCGTAGTTGATCAGGTTCGCGCACAGGATGCCGATCGTGATCATCAGCTGGAACCCGATGTTGAGCATCCCGCgcagcctcgccggcgccatctCCGACAGGTACAGCGGCACCGACTGTTCAACACACCGACAAAAAATCATCAGTAAAAACAGTCGCATTCCAACAGTAACAGTAAATTACCGACAAACGAGGTTATGGTATTTCGAGTCAAAGCTAAGGTAGAAATTTCAGTGAATTTTTGAAAATGATTGAAGTTTGTTTGCTCCTGCTATAAAATCAAGTCCCAATACATTTCATTTACGATATCAACATCCATCTCCAAGAATCAAGTAGGAGAAAAGATCTTGACGTACGAATGGACAAGCATCAAGTCGTATTTTTTGTCGGTGCAAAGTCAaattaaggccgcgttcgttgaCACACGTTAGTTAACTTAGGTCCATCGTTTTCAACGCGCATActcttcccaaactgctaaacggtgtatttttaaaaaaaattctataggaaaattattttaaaaaattcatattaatctattttataattcttttaataattaagaattaattaatcatgtaatacTAGTCCGTTTTCAGCGCTGGTAAGTTATCTTACTACATCCTCTATCGTACGTGGCCTAAGCAAACGAAAACACTGCACTGGCGCCTTCATTTTGTAAGGTGGCTAGGTGATGAGTGCCTACCTGGTTGGCgaagccgacgccgacgccgaggaggACGCGGCCGAGGATGAGCATGAGCACATTCTTGGCGACGCCGTTGagcgcggcgccgacgaggaagGTGACCCCGCCGCCGAACATGGACCACTTgcggccggcgacgcgcgTCACGGTGGACGCGAAGAaggacgcgacgagcgcggcgaggtAGAGCGACGAGGTGAACATGGTCAGCAGCGGGCTGTCGAACTTGCAGTACTGGTTGCTCTGGTTCTTCTCCGCCTCCTGCTCCTTCCGGTACACCGACGGGAAGAACTTCATCAGGAACGGGTTCATCGACGTCACACCCCCTgcatcgagaaaaaaaaagaacaccgAATTTTAATTCTCGTTTCTAAATTCATTCTGCACAAAAGATTGGTGAGTAGTATGATCGATTAGGATggaataaaaatttcaaaaaatgaCGGAGACATGGAAAGATTCTTCTTGGTTTCGCAAGAACCTTGCAAGTGGGATAAACAAACGGAAGGGAATATCGTGGTTTTGTTTCCACGCGTGCAAgatgcttaaaaaaaaattatgcactgAAGCTCCCGGCATGGCGGTAGGTGCACGGTGGCCAAGAGAATGACTCCGGTTTGCATACAACAGCATGGCAGCATACTAGTAGCACTATCTTTCCCCCCCTTTCTTGATCATGGAGAAGCAGAGCAACAGGACAAGAGTTTAGAACAAACAGCTCACCGGAGATGCCGATGTCATATCCGAAGATGAggccgccggtggcggcgacgatgcaCGCGAACAGCACGAACATCGTCAGCTTGCCGGGGTAGTCCTTCCCCCCTCCGTTATtcaccaccacgccgccggccattGCGACCACCTCACCGCCGTCGACGTGCTACCAACCACGAGCTCTAAAGAATGAAACCTCTCCGGCGAGGAGAGATCAGAGGTTTCAGAGGACGAGTGTAAAACACAGAAGCGAATGATGGAGCTGATGCCTCATGAGCCGGGAGCGGCGGGAAATATATAGGCGGGGGAGGGTGTCCGGAGTCCGGACCGTGTTGCGAAAACTCAAAATTCCCGAGGGGCAGACCGCAAAACTTCCCGCTCAACGTCACAGTCTGTTCCAAGTAGTATTATTTTTAGGAGGAAAATCGTTGCcgatatatattaattgtggCTGTGCattactctctctctcccggcgATCCACCTGCCTATGCTTCCTGGAAAGAGAGGCCGTTTCATGTGAACGCTGCTTTTCCGTTGATGTGCAACGACCGATCGATATATCGCCGTGcgttagttttggtgtgtATAAACACGTACGCCTGCGATGGCTGTCAGCATTATCCGGAAGCTGCAAAGGCGATTAATCGGACCGACCATAGTTAATAGTAGTATGGGTGTGTACAGCTCCAGTCCAGTGTACGCGCGCCACCGAACCGGGTAGATCATTATCAGCTGACTCGGACACAAATCAGGCGCCAACCGATCATCGATCTGGTGCAAGCATTTCTGCGTGCGTACTGCAACTCCGGCAAGCCTGGATCGATCAATGATAATGTTGGTCAACACTTGGTCTCTAAGAAAACCTCAACTGGATGAGGCTAACGTTTTGCCTGTGTTTGACTGCTGTGTCAGTTGCGGCATAACCTGATGTCCTGACCCATGAGAAGgtgattttcagtttttattttcaccgGCTAATAGTTAGATGTCTGTTCTGCACAACCCATCTTTAGATAAGAAACAAATAAGAGATGCGTGCAAACGGGTAGGTATGATTGGTTACTACCGTTCGTTAATACTACTAGCACGTCAGTTCGTTCCAAAACTACCCTTTATGTGATTGATAAGGATTAAGGAGACCTGAGAGATGACGCAGTTAATGACCGACAACTTTCAGAGCTCAGGTTTGCATCACCGAACACTTGCGTAGGTACGCAACACACAGGTAGGCGTGATGACGCGTCGTTATTGGGCAAAAATAGTATGCGCGGTTGGCTTGGCCGGTGCTCAGAGTCCCATCGGCCAGCTAGCTACCTCACGCACCGCTGTGTTAGcgcaataaatttattagagaAGGGGATACGAAAAACGCAGAGATGACAACACTTCATTGCACGTACGAATGTACTATGCTACTACTACGGTGAGCCGCGGTATAAACAAGTCACGGTCGGTCAGCGTCTCGGAAAATTTTGCCCGTGGAAATCCTGTGCAGCGCAGCACGCGGCGCGGTTACGTTAGTCGCTCCTACTGTTATGTACTCATGTAGTCATGTGTACGCATACCTTCCGTCGTAGGAAAAGTTTGCTCTCGCTAATCACCGTATAATCGCATCGTctcgtcgacgccgcggccgccgtttCCCGTCCCGTGTCAaacatgccaaaaaaaaaaaaaacaactccgAGAATAGTAGCCCGGCCCATCGATGAGACGGCGTATTGCCATGAGCCTGGATCCGGAGCCTCGGCTTCTCGTCTattgttatctaaatagttataaaaaatataaaaataattataaagatagattaatatgtgatatatcactatacAAACATGTAGGTTAAAATATGTCTTCtacaattcataacaaaaataacaaattaaactatgtATACTATACATATACTCCCAAtcgtatatttattatttttactaaGAATTGtacaagtcatattttaacttatatgtttgtgtaatgatatatcatatattaatttatctttataatttttttaataattaatagacGAGTAACGTCTCCTAAAAGCTTAGAATAGTTTTCCGTATTCCCATGGGATGTCATGAGATGCACAGTGTTTTTGGCTGCAGGGTCAAGCACGCGCTCGATCGAGGCGGGcgcggctggcgcggcgccggtCGGCCGGGCCACACGGGTCAATGCTGCGCCCTCGCGCTACCGAAGCACGCCGAGGGCGTCGTCGCCCGCGATCGCGTCACAGCGTCAGCGGATCGACGCGAGAGGAGGACGATGTCGCTCTCTCCCGTAGTAAGGCCAACGGATGCGTATTATCACGCCTGCTAGCGTAGCGCGTGGTCAACGGCGGAAGACCTCGTCACGTCGCTGTTGCAAAAGCATTTTTGCCCCGCAGCTATACCAATCGGATATTCGGATACTGTAGCGCTAGGTGTACCATAGCTCGGTCCATGCCATGCATGCGGCTGGATACCCGGTTGCTTTGCCGATTTTGCTGGAGCAGCATCGTTGACGTGAAGTTGCCATTTCTCAATGGGCGGATCGACCTACGGTGGTTACATTGTGTCCTGTCGAGTGGCCGAAACAGCGATCCCCTCTCGTctataagagcatctctaacaaAAAACCAATATgatttctaaaaattaaattttgacattaaaggataaaaaTAGACTCCAACAGCTGTCAAAAAtactcctaaaattttaacaccCCAAGCATGAGTGTATTTTTACCCAAATTTTGGCCTTGTCATGCGACTCCCAATCTTACGTTTTTACGCCATTTTCTCACTGCCGCCATTTTTTCGTTCCATCCGTGCGCGAGAGAACAGATCCATCGTCGACatctctccatccatccactatcgccgctcctcccctctctcccataGCTGGTCGCCGATGCCACCCCATCCACCAGCTGGCCGccgacgcctcctcctccccctacagccaccgccgcccccccTAAAATTATCCTTAGatgtaatatatgtttttgaatTCTGAATAAATTGTCAGTATTATTATGTTTGACTCGTGCATATGCTGGAATGGTTGTTGCAAAAGGCCACAATGATGAAtttgcatatttaaagtttttgggactatATTTTTAGGCACCTCTTGGAGATGGGGATGTTCTTTGAGCCCAAAATTTATTGGCTAGCCCTCGATCCATGATTTTTGGAACTATGTTTTTAGGCAcctattggagatgctctaaggccAGAACAACCCCACGCCAATTTTTTCACTTCTATTTATAGtacttgtatataaaaattaaaattttaactttaaattttgagttgatttttaagagaattttaccaaagtttatttttatacttggCTTTTACatcgataaatatatatatatatgtaaaatttttattcataaatattttttatttataaatataccatttttaaTGAAACATTTAACCAATCAGCCCTCGTTAATTTAAGGGGTTGTTTTAGatgaggctaaactttttagccccatgtcacatcgaatgtttggacactaatttgaagtattaaacataaactaataaaaaaactaatttcataaatgagagctaatccgtgagacgaattttttgagcctaattaatccataattagcaaatgtttactgtagcatcacataggctaatcaaggattaattaggctcattagattcgtctcgtgaattagcccaaaattatggatgggttttattaatagactatgtttattatttttaataattgtccaatcatccgatgtgactaggggATAAAGTTTAGCCTCTAGAAACAAACAGCCTAAGTGTATAGTGCTTGTTACCAAATACTAGTAGTAGAACTACTACACAGAAGCGTCGTCAATGATATGATTGAGTCGACAGCATAGTGTGCAGGTCAAAGCTATTATAACAAGTCGGCCATGCTGGCCTGCCCAGTCCCTTCCCTTGTGCTTCTCCGGTGCGGCCGATACAGCAGATTTCGGTCGATATACGTACGGGGGAAGAGTTTCACGTACCGATGTACGCACAAGACGTGTCCCCGCCCTCCAGTCTCCACCGTTCCATCCACCAGACAGCGGCGCTCGGGGTCAAaccgtgcatgcatgtatagcGCTCGGCCGCTCGCGCCGCGACCCGCGAGTCAGCGCGCGtagccgacgacgacgagtagTCGTCGTACCCGAGCTGTTGCTGACTCGTGGAGAGAAAAATGTGCGGATTGGGCGCCGTCGGTTTCGTTGCCGGGCGGGACTATTGGCGCCGGAGGGGGTCGACTCGTTTGGATAGTCCGCGGACTCCTGTGGAGTTCCAGGCTTCCCAGCACAGAGTCTGGTTCAGGTTCGGGAGAAAGCGGCAACGTAACTTTGGCACATCTGCAGCTGTCTGCAGGAGGGAATCGGAAATTTGCTCATGTGATTTTCAAGCGAAATAGTAGAAAACGGTTCAGTTTATTACAGGATCCGGAAGAACTTTTTTCCTACTACCCATTCTTGTGCAGTGACTTCATACTATGCCAATTGCGAGACATAAACATCTGTACGAACAACGTACACGGTGCGGGATCTTAGGTGAGGCCGACGGTGTTCTTAGCGTCACAGAGGCCGGGGGGTGAACTTGAAGCATCCGATTACCCGTGGGTGGTGAGCGACGGATTAGACGATGGCCTGAGGGAGGGCAAGGTCCGACGGCTTGGTACGTGGAAAATTGGGATGATCTCGCGTGACCCGACGAGTATGGCAAGCTCGCGGAGACAGTAGGGCTAGCTCTCTGCCCAACACGCATCGCTCGTCGACTCGTCGCTACGGCATGACGAGGAACATGTGTCTTGTATAGGACATGAGAAGCTCTGCCAAGGCAAGATCTCAACcgagagcatctccaagagaaacCACATTACACTCTCCAAGCCATAATTTAGCCATTCTAGCAAAAAATGGTACTCCAACGGAATGGCAactggccaaatttggccacCCAGAATACACTTGTCAAatgtggcccccacccgtggGCCCACACAGATTCACCGGACGACGCCGCTGCCATGCACCgaacgacgccgccgccatccacggtagtcgttgccgccgccgtccacggtcgtcggtcgtcgtcgccaccaccaccgctgtCCACGgtcgtcggtcgtcgtcgccaccaccaccgctgtCCACGGTcgttgtcgccgccaccgccgccgtccataTCCGAGCCGCTCGTCGGTCGCCAGATCCGAGCGGCTCACCACCCGCCAGATCTggaccgtcgccgcccgcctcgTCACCGCTCGTGCGCGGGGATTCCCCGCCACTGCCCTCCCCCCGCCACGCCAGCCCCGCGCCGCTCGGCGTGCGCGctttcgccgccgccgccatccggaccgtcgccgctcgcgcgCGGGGAGCCGCCATTGCCGCCCTCCCCGTGCCACgctgccgctcgcccgcgtGGGGagcagccgccaccgccgtccccGCGCCACCTCCCAGGCCTCCTCTCGGCtgaggaagaaagaaagagaaagaaggaaagaaaagaaagagggagtgggggagaaggagagaaaataaaagactgacaggtggggtcacTGTGTCATACACTTAAAATAGAGAGGATGAATGGAAAGGCTGTTGgagtaaaaaacgaatttgacTTGTCAAATGAAATGGAGAGTGGCTAAATTGGTATTTGGAGAGTGTAATTTGGGTtgtctgttggagatgctctgaGGTGGAATAGTTGTGACGATATGGCGAGCTATAACCACTTGCCATCTCTATGCACTGTGTATGTCCTTAAGGCTATCATCAAGCTTGAATCAGATATGATGATAATGTAGTCTCTGTGCTACTCTTTTTTTCGAGGAATATGGCAGGAGCTCTGCCATTTCATTTAATAAAGGGGGAGGAAGTTTACACGAACAGAAGAGGGGGCAATACAGAAAAATAGCTGGAAGTGGCAACGGAGGCCAACTTCCCAACTTCGAGAGACACTAAACGATACTAATGTAGTCTCTGTGCTACTCTCCCTGTCCccaaataactttatttctgCCTATCTCACATATACCAATTTTAATTCTATCGATTCACTAACGATACTAATTTAGTGGAGGGAATAATTTTCCCTTTCCATGCTAAAAGTTGGCGGTTTGTTATAATGGAAAAAATCGTTTTGATATCATATGGTTAGCCTTCGAGCCCCACCAATGCctatataagagaaaaagtGATACGAGAAAGGGCTGTCTAACTTTTCCCTACCACCAATTCTAAACACTATGTGAGAGTCTGATCGATCTCAACGCTTGAATGGGTTTGTAGTGCAAACCCAAAAGTCGGCGTTCTGGAGCTATTCATCGGCAAAATCAAGAAGCAAAAATGGAGAAGAAAGAGACTGTAATGGCGTCTCAAAATGATCAGTTATCACCAAATTCCACAAATTAGCAAATCAGGGTGATCACGTTAGGCAAAACAAACTTATGTATCTAGGGTTAGCAGTATCCCTCGTGGGGCCAAGGACCTAGCAGGAATCCGCACCAACTGGTCAGGGTTAAGGGAGATAATCCCCCCGCGGGGAATAGGGGTTGGGGTTGGGGCCCTGATAATTGCCGGGGTGGGGACAGGGAATGCAATTCACACGCGGGGCCCAAAGTCTATATTACcccattcataaaaaaatagcatatcgaaaaaaagattaataggCCTAACATTTTAGAGGTATATATACCATTTAGTAAACCCTAATTCCTCATTCCTCACTGTTGCTAGCAGCTAGCTTGCTACTTACGCCACCGCTACTCGCCAGCAatcgcgctcgccgcgccgactggccgtcgcctccacactagccaccaccacctctgcCTCACCCTCAACTCAGTGACGTCCTCGATTTGGTCATCGTCGCCTTTGCGCCACTCTCAACTTGACTCAGTCGTCATCACCCTCGACTcggccgcctccaccttcGCACCGCCGTTGACTTGGCTACCGCCACCTTTGTGCCGCCCTTGACTTAGCTCGGCGCAGTCGCCTCCGCACCCATGACGTCTACTTATGGGCCTCAATCGGCCTCAATCGGGGTCAAGGGCAGGACATGTTTTGGCTTTAGTTTTGGATTTATGCTAGGGTCAGGAGAGGAAGTCAAGGACAAGGACAGGACCGTTCTCGATCAACCCGGCCCCATTGCCAACCCTATACGTATCAACGTAAATTGTACAATAACCCATGGAAAACCAGAAATGTTGTTCACAAACTCATGTTTAATAATTCCTCAAAGatgaatttcatattttgGGTAAACAAGAAGGTGTAAAGATAAtcttgaaagtgcatctagcctcTAATCATA includes:
- the LOC102700723 gene encoding sugar transport protein MST6 gives rise to the protein MAGGVVVNNGGGKDYPGKLTMFVLFACIVAATGGLIFGYDIGISGGVTSMNPFLMKFFPSVYRKEQEAEKNQSNQYCKFDSPLLTMFTSSLYLAALVASFFASTVTRVAGRKWSMFGGGVTFLVGAALNGVAKNVLMLILGRVLLGVGVGFANQSVPLYLSEMAPARLRGMLNIGFQLMITIGILCANLINYGTAKIKGGWGWRVSLALAAVPAAIIAVGALFLPDTPNSLIDRGHTDAAKRMLRRVRGTDDIEEEYNDLVAASDESKLVAHPWRNILQRRYRPQLTMAIAIPLFQQLTGINVIMFYAPVLFKTLGFADDASLMSAVITGLVNVFATFVSIVTVDRLGRRKLFLQGGTQMLACQIVVGSLIGAKFGFSGVAEIPKAYAAFVVLFICAYVAGFAWSWGPLGWLVPSEIFPLEIRSAGQSINVSVNMLFTFIIAQAFLPMLCRFKFILFFFFGAWVVIMTLFVAFFLPETKNVPIEEMVLVWKAHWYWGRFIRDEDVHVGADVEMPAAANRSGKVDPAKLAN